One Fontisphaera persica DNA window includes the following coding sequences:
- a CDS encoding TIGR02710 family CRISPR-associated CARF protein has protein sequence MNTGTPSVPPISAILASVGGTPKPILHILHKYRPKHVWYFCSAGSRARAEEIQAQLDWHPTPRFIEVERYEELGPCYCELRRKIPEILKETKVAPNEVLVDYTGGTKTMSAALVLAAVEIFQQFSYVGGEQREKAGLGIVVDGREYTLYLTNPWSSLAIREIERAKDLWNSCQFETVARLLQNTAPLVPHKLQFEAIALLAEAMAHRHHLNFGKAESNLRKLRGQIPLLFDGRRDYGLQDFIEQTHELCKQCQLESANNTLLRELLDNALRTARQGRFEDAAARLYRAMEMQGQIWLAEATHEAFINGRLKDRRMLPSQLADFEPCLRPDSQEIRLSLEQTFQALARLGHRRAQDIVTDMQSGRKNSRWRTATEKRNASILAHGNQPIGEDGFKEMKQIAADFLGFDLEKQANPIPPLEPAWLEAP, from the coding sequence ATGAACACTGGTACGCCTTCTGTGCCGCCCATCAGTGCGATTCTGGCCTCCGTGGGCGGCACACCCAAACCCATTCTACACATCCTCCACAAATACCGACCCAAACACGTCTGGTATTTTTGCTCCGCGGGCAGCCGGGCACGGGCCGAGGAAATCCAAGCTCAGCTTGACTGGCACCCCACGCCGCGTTTCATAGAAGTTGAGCGCTATGAGGAGCTTGGGCCTTGTTATTGCGAATTGCGCCGCAAAATCCCAGAAATCCTGAAAGAAACCAAAGTGGCGCCCAACGAAGTGCTGGTGGACTACACCGGCGGCACCAAAACCATGAGTGCCGCCCTGGTGCTAGCAGCGGTCGAAATCTTCCAGCAATTCAGCTACGTGGGCGGTGAGCAGCGGGAAAAGGCCGGTCTGGGCATTGTCGTGGACGGCCGGGAGTACACCCTTTACCTGACCAACCCTTGGAGCAGTCTGGCCATCCGCGAAATTGAACGCGCCAAGGACCTCTGGAACTCCTGCCAGTTTGAGACCGTAGCCCGCCTCCTGCAAAATACCGCGCCACTCGTGCCCCACAAACTTCAATTTGAAGCCATTGCGCTGCTTGCCGAGGCCATGGCCCACCGCCATCACCTCAACTTTGGGAAAGCTGAATCCAACCTGAGGAAACTGCGTGGCCAAATCCCCCTTCTTTTCGATGGCCGCAGGGATTATGGCCTTCAGGATTTTATTGAACAAACCCATGAACTGTGCAAGCAGTGCCAATTAGAATCAGCCAATAACACCTTGTTAAGGGAATTATTGGACAATGCTCTGCGTACAGCCAGGCAGGGTCGTTTTGAAGATGCCGCCGCCCGCCTCTATCGCGCCATGGAGATGCAGGGTCAAATCTGGCTCGCCGAGGCCACCCATGAAGCCTTCATCAATGGCAGGCTGAAAGACCGGCGAATGTTGCCATCTCAATTGGCGGATTTCGAGCCTTGTCTCAGGCCGGACTCGCAGGAAATTAGACTCAGCCTTGAACAAACCTTTCAAGCCCTGGCCCGGCTGGGCCACCGTCGCGCCCAGGACATTGTTACCGATATGCAAAGCGGACGAAAAAACAGCCGCTGGCGGACAGCCACCGAAAAGCGCAACGCCAGCATCCTTGCCCACGGCAACCAGCCCATCGGTGAAGATGGCTTCAAGGAAATGAAACAAATTGCCGCTGACTTTCTTGGCTTCGACCTTGAGAAACAAGCCAACCCCATTCCGCCGTTGGAGCCAGCTTGGTTAGAGGCGCCTTAA
- the cas1 gene encoding CRISPR-associated endonuclease Cas1 — MPTAYITTPQGRVRLARERLEIVARNGNGNGHEEVIREIPIRDLDRVLLEESVQITSEAMAELLRRAVPVGYLGWNGQFLGGFLPPTQAHGMARLRQYQRTLEPEFALQMARKVVTAKLYNQRRVLQRIAASRSGREGEGVPLPDKGQVEDFVEMLEWLHGLFEDIKKAGTLDELRGYEGVSTARYWQMWGRLLPPEFPFERRSTRPPHNAVNACISFGATMIYHEMVAFLHGHGLDPSLGLLHHTEDGRWSLALDLIEPFRPALVEALTLDLFTHQMLGKEHFEPKNGGIYLNAEGRRKYLLQYERRMERQFMSECVGHRTTLRQQLEQQAVMYKAALEQPDRFEPFIMN, encoded by the coding sequence ATGCCCACAGCCTACATTACCACGCCGCAGGGCCGGGTGCGCCTGGCCCGTGAACGTCTGGAAATTGTGGCCCGCAACGGCAACGGCAACGGCCACGAGGAGGTCATCCGTGAGATTCCCATCCGCGATTTGGACCGGGTGTTGTTGGAGGAATCGGTGCAAATCACGTCGGAGGCGATGGCGGAGTTGTTGCGCCGGGCGGTGCCGGTGGGTTATCTGGGGTGGAATGGGCAATTTCTGGGCGGCTTCCTGCCTCCCACCCAAGCGCATGGGATGGCGCGGTTGCGGCAGTATCAACGCACGTTGGAGCCGGAGTTTGCGCTGCAGATGGCCCGGAAGGTTGTGACGGCCAAGTTGTACAATCAGCGGCGGGTTTTGCAGCGCATTGCGGCTTCCCGCTCCGGGCGGGAGGGGGAAGGGGTGCCGTTGCCCGACAAGGGGCAGGTCGAGGATTTTGTGGAGATGCTGGAGTGGCTGCATGGTTTGTTTGAGGATATCAAGAAGGCGGGCACGCTGGACGAGCTGCGGGGTTACGAGGGGGTGAGCACGGCGCGATATTGGCAGATGTGGGGGCGGTTGCTGCCGCCGGAGTTTCCGTTTGAGCGGCGCTCGACCCGCCCGCCGCATAATGCGGTGAATGCGTGCATCAGTTTTGGGGCCACGATGATCTACCATGAGATGGTGGCTTTTTTGCATGGGCATGGTTTGGATCCCTCGCTGGGGTTGCTGCATCATACGGAGGATGGGCGATGGTCGCTGGCGCTGGATTTAATCGAGCCGTTTCGACCGGCCTTGGTGGAGGCGCTGACGCTGGATTTATTCACGCATCAGATGTTGGGGAAGGAGCATTTTGAACCGAAGAACGGAGGGATTTATCTGAATGCGGAGGGCCGCCGGAAGTACCTGCTGCAATATGAGCGGCGCATGGAGCGGCAGTTTATGAGCGAGTGCGTGGGGCACCGCACCACGTTGCGGCAGCAGTTGGAGCAGCAGGCGGTCATGTACAAGGCGGCACTGGAGCAGCCAGATAGATTCGAGCCGTTCATCATGAATTGA
- a CDS encoding YdcH family protein produces MDLHHPLLADFPEMREIILKLRSECGQFRKMYEEYHRIDDHICRIEEDLERASLEELEELKMRRVQLKDALYHACWASRHRPTSVAVAA; encoded by the coding sequence ATGGACCTCCATCACCCTCTCCTGGCCGATTTCCCGGAAATGCGGGAAATCATCCTCAAACTGCGTAGCGAATGTGGTCAATTCCGGAAGATGTACGAAGAGTACCACCGGATAGATGACCATATCTGCCGCATTGAGGAAGACCTGGAGAGGGCGAGTTTGGAAGAGCTGGAGGAGTTGAAGATGCGCCGGGTGCAGCTCAAGGATGCCCTGTATCACGCCTGCTGGGCAAGCCGTCACCGGCCAACCAGCGTGGCCGTGGCGGCCTGA
- a CDS encoding ABC transporter ATP-binding protein yields the protein MAQAPPLPAVQTLHLTRQFGPLVAVNDLNMTVLRGDLFGFIGSNGAGKTTTLRILATFLTPTSGTAKILGRDIVSESDSIRHLIGYMPDFFGVYKDMEVTEYLDFFAACYRIPAGKREKTVNDVLELVGLSDKKGSLIGALSRGMQQRLGLARVLIHDPEVLLLDEPASGLDPRARIEVMAILQELQRLGKTILISSHILSELQSLCNRVAIIEKGRLVYCGDIEGVRNHLTSSRVVWVKVTSDPEQARQLLLQHPQVKEITFEEQELRVQLTDHQTDLSFVAEVLVKGGAKLVGLREQEIGLEEVFMRLTTGETQ from the coding sequence ATGGCACAAGCCCCTCCCCTTCCCGCCGTCCAGACCCTGCATCTGACACGCCAATTCGGCCCGCTGGTTGCCGTCAATGACCTGAACATGACCGTCCTGCGCGGCGATTTGTTCGGCTTCATCGGCTCCAACGGCGCCGGCAAAACCACCACTCTCCGCATTCTGGCCACTTTCCTGACCCCCACCAGCGGCACCGCCAAAATCCTGGGACGCGACATCGTCTCCGAAAGCGACTCCATCCGCCATCTCATCGGGTACATGCCTGACTTCTTCGGGGTGTACAAGGACATGGAAGTCACGGAATACCTCGACTTCTTTGCGGCCTGTTACCGCATTCCCGCCGGAAAACGCGAAAAAACCGTCAACGACGTCCTGGAGCTGGTGGGGCTGAGCGACAAGAAAGGCTCGCTGATTGGCGCCTTGAGCCGCGGCATGCAGCAACGCCTGGGGCTGGCCCGCGTGCTGATTCACGACCCGGAAGTGCTCCTGCTGGATGAGCCAGCCAGCGGGCTGGACCCCCGGGCGCGCATCGAAGTCATGGCCATCCTCCAGGAGCTGCAACGCCTGGGCAAAACCATCCTCATTTCCTCGCACATCCTGAGCGAACTGCAAAGCCTCTGCAATCGCGTGGCCATCATTGAAAAAGGCCGTTTGGTTTACTGCGGGGACATTGAAGGGGTTCGCAACCACCTGACCAGCAGCCGCGTGGTTTGGGTCAAGGTAACCAGCGACCCCGAACAAGCGCGTCAATTGTTGCTCCAACACCCGCAGGTTAAGGAAATCACCTTCGAGGAGCAGGAACTCAGGGTGCAACTCACCGACCACCAGACCGACCTCAGCTTTGTCGCAGAAGTGCTGGTCAAGGGCGGCGCCAAACTCGTCGGTTTGCGCGAGCAGGAAATCGGACTGGAAGAAGTCTTTATGCGCCTCACCACGGGAGAGACGCAATAG
- a CDS encoding basic secretory protein-like protein, which translates to MNAQTRIEVEHLPGEAASRQFRFAQVPPPARNDAAANGRWEIVSGRADPNSGGLSCLNDGRLPSDEDVPAANFFFAQGTDGGRVYLDLTRAVRMKALHTYSWHPDWRGPQVYDVYVSDGASAGFQARPARGTDPTQAGWHRLARVDTRPRQGQPGGQYAVRIAAVQGDLGTYRHVLFDFFRTEDRDAFGNTFFSEVDVWDADAPPPEPCPVPTGGLREIVIAGGRYRAVVDTSASPEFQEWVEEKVAPMIQTWYPRLVEMLPSQGFEAPARFTVVFDPAMQGVAATSGTRIRCASGWFRQNLKGEALGALFHEMVHVVQQYGRAPRQPGATRAPGWLTEGITDYLRFFIFEPETKGAEITARNLPRARYDGSYRITANFLNWVSGRHGKDFVPKLNAFIREGRYNEQTWKELTGHSVEELGDMWRKDLEMRLGVGAGG; encoded by the coding sequence GTGAATGCGCAAACCCGCATTGAGGTGGAGCACCTGCCCGGGGAGGCGGCCTCGCGGCAGTTTCGTTTCGCTCAGGTGCCTCCGCCGGCGCGGAATGATGCGGCTGCCAACGGACGCTGGGAAATCGTCAGCGGCCGCGCCGACCCCAATTCCGGCGGCTTAAGCTGCCTGAATGACGGGCGGCTGCCGTCGGATGAAGATGTGCCGGCGGCCAACTTCTTTTTTGCCCAGGGCACCGATGGGGGGCGGGTGTACTTGGATTTGACGCGGGCGGTGCGGATGAAGGCCCTGCATACCTATTCCTGGCATCCGGATTGGCGCGGCCCGCAGGTGTATGATGTTTATGTCAGCGATGGGGCTTCGGCGGGCTTTCAGGCCAGGCCGGCCCGCGGCACTGACCCCACCCAGGCGGGCTGGCACCGGCTGGCGCGGGTGGATACGCGGCCGCGGCAAGGCCAGCCGGGCGGGCAATATGCGGTGCGGATTGCGGCCGTGCAGGGGGATTTGGGCACTTATCGGCATGTGTTGTTTGACTTTTTCCGGACGGAAGACCGCGATGCCTTTGGCAACACGTTTTTCAGTGAGGTGGATGTTTGGGACGCGGACGCGCCGCCGCCAGAACCGTGCCCGGTGCCCACGGGGGGGCTGCGGGAGATTGTAATTGCGGGGGGGCGTTATCGGGCGGTGGTGGATACCTCGGCTTCGCCTGAGTTTCAAGAGTGGGTGGAGGAGAAGGTGGCGCCGATGATTCAGACATGGTACCCGCGGCTGGTGGAGATGCTGCCCTCGCAGGGTTTCGAGGCGCCGGCGCGGTTTACGGTGGTTTTTGATCCGGCGATGCAAGGCGTGGCCGCCACTAGTGGCACGCGCATCCGGTGCGCCTCCGGCTGGTTCCGGCAAAATCTCAAAGGCGAGGCGCTGGGGGCATTGTTTCACGAAATGGTGCACGTGGTGCAGCAATATGGGCGCGCCCCGCGCCAGCCCGGCGCCACGCGCGCGCCAGGGTGGTTGACGGAGGGGATTACCGATTACCTGCGCTTCTTCATCTTTGAACCGGAGACCAAAGGGGCGGAAATCACCGCGCGCAATTTGCCGCGGGCACGGTACGATGGCAGCTATCGCATTACCGCCAATTTCCTGAACTGGGTCAGCGGCCGGCATGGCAAGGACTTTGTACCCAAACTTAATGCCTTCATTCGGGAGGGCCGTTACAACGAGCAGACGTGGAAGGAATTGACGGGACACAGCGTGGAAGAGCTGGGAGACATGTGGCGCAAGGACTTGGAGATGCGGCTGGGGGTTGGCGCGGGGGGCTAA
- the cas2 gene encoding CRISPR-associated endonuclease Cas2 translates to MEGWWYEAFPQVPYEASPPGEGEMLTVVAYDIADAKRLARVARVCEDYGVRVQYSVFECHLDEDEFNDFWLRLLEEINEEEDRLVAYKIDARCAKDTLTAGTMRCSERSVCYLV, encoded by the coding sequence ATGGAAGGCTGGTGGTATGAGGCGTTTCCGCAGGTGCCCTACGAGGCCAGTCCGCCGGGGGAGGGCGAGATGCTAACCGTGGTGGCCTACGATATAGCCGATGCCAAGCGCCTGGCCCGGGTGGCCCGCGTGTGCGAGGACTACGGCGTGCGGGTGCAGTACAGTGTGTTTGAGTGTCATTTGGACGAGGATGAGTTCAACGACTTCTGGCTGCGGCTGTTGGAGGAGATTAATGAAGAGGAGGACCGGCTGGTGGCGTATAAAATTGACGCGCGCTGCGCAAAAGATACGCTAACGGCGGGCACCATGCGATGCTCCGAAAGAAGCGTTTGTTATCTGGTGTGA
- the cmr1 gene encoding type III-B CRISPR module RAMP protein Cmr1, with the protein MYWQRDIELLTPTFCRGAYQDSPEIRVPSIRGMVRWWFRALGGSADEEKQVFGGLKRFGTQYRNEVMASNLVFRVSNLQVQVANPKPPTLPHKQGGQASYRAAFAGGGKFHLEVFTRFDELPDNLVQKASNALEVWLLLGSLGLRANRGGGSLWPCGDNVPDTPAALRQRLNDLGCQWPVYLADPQAGNTAEKLRAAATDTVRNHPQVFGSAHPRQASPIKFKIVRLEGNLRLLITAQNDAIIQQAKHLLQGHRSKPETWEKLEE; encoded by the coding sequence ATGTACTGGCAACGTGACATCGAGTTATTAACCCCAACTTTCTGTCGGGGCGCATATCAGGATAGTCCTGAAATCCGTGTTCCTTCCATCCGCGGCATGGTGCGCTGGTGGTTCCGCGCCTTGGGCGGTAGTGCTGATGAGGAGAAACAGGTCTTTGGGGGCCTGAAGCGGTTTGGGACACAATACAGAAATGAAGTCATGGCTTCTAACCTGGTTTTCAGGGTAAGCAACCTGCAAGTCCAAGTTGCCAATCCTAAACCTCCAACGCTACCCCATAAACAAGGCGGACAGGCTAGTTACCGAGCAGCTTTTGCTGGCGGCGGCAAGTTCCACTTGGAGGTATTTACCCGCTTCGATGAATTACCTGACAATCTGGTTCAAAAAGCCTCTAATGCTCTTGAGGTGTGGCTGCTTCTCGGCTCTCTTGGGCTTCGCGCCAACCGAGGTGGGGGCAGCTTATGGCCGTGTGGTGACAATGTGCCCGATACCCCGGCCGCATTAAGACAACGTTTAAATGATTTGGGCTGTCAGTGGCCTGTTTACCTTGCGGACCCCCAAGCAGGTAATACCGCCGAAAAATTAAGAGCGGCCGCTACGGATACCGTAAGGAACCATCCTCAAGTTTTTGGCTCCGCACACCCCCGTCAGGCTTCACCCATCAAATTCAAAATCGTCCGACTAGAGGGAAACTTGCGCTTGTTAATTACCGCGCAAAATGACGCCATCATCCAACAGGCAAAGCATTTATTGCAAGGCCACCGCTCTAAGCCAGAAACGTGGGAAAAATTGGAAGAGTAG
- a CDS encoding Card1-like endonuclease domain-containing protein has translation MPLTLIQLVSEQTMQNLLPVLRLKPHRLIHLATPKTQSRSAWIAEAARRSNHPVALETLTLSPMPGMRETMQATLDAIERAGQSGEEALLNFTGGTKLMSIGAYVAALKHKTPSFYVDTQDAQFVDGQSAEGLAAHFGGDLSFTPILRSLTLHAVAAANGCGRITNGQNWQTWHPLAQHLFEHPEQEKACHDAMQNLPTPSRPAEWLAVLNRDLPVPPAVAQLAVQTGCYRAGGAPNILRLPDSTRADLEELAKLDGQNPLPDFRTRFFRAVAPLQLALNFLSGSWWEVLIAGRLHGAGRFRDIRWSAQIGERGGPELEEDVLALDGVRVVYVSCKRSSQNAKLLSQLEQIKARAQRLGGTFNQCFLCIFLAPSGKARENLHKRAAELNIHLIYPEDLQHSDPFAWNA, from the coding sequence ATGCCTCTCACTCTCATCCAACTGGTCAGCGAGCAGACCATGCAGAACCTGCTGCCGGTGCTGCGACTCAAACCTCACCGCCTCATCCACCTTGCCACCCCCAAAACCCAGAGCCGCTCCGCGTGGATTGCCGAAGCCGCCCGCCGGTCTAATCATCCCGTGGCATTGGAAACCCTCACCCTTTCCCCCATGCCCGGCATGAGGGAGACCATGCAGGCCACCCTCGACGCCATCGAACGCGCCGGCCAGAGTGGCGAGGAGGCCCTGCTCAACTTCACCGGTGGCACCAAGCTCATGTCCATCGGCGCCTATGTGGCCGCCTTGAAGCACAAAACCCCTTCCTTTTACGTGGACACTCAGGATGCCCAGTTCGTGGATGGCCAGTCGGCCGAGGGCCTGGCGGCCCATTTTGGCGGTGACCTGAGCTTCACCCCCATTCTGCGCTCTCTCACCCTCCATGCTGTCGCCGCCGCCAACGGCTGCGGCCGCATTACCAACGGCCAAAACTGGCAGACTTGGCATCCGCTGGCTCAACACCTCTTCGAGCATCCTGAGCAGGAGAAGGCCTGCCATGACGCCATGCAAAACCTGCCGACACCCAGCCGCCCCGCCGAGTGGCTCGCCGTCCTGAACCGCGACCTTCCTGTGCCCCCCGCCGTAGCCCAGCTTGCCGTGCAAACCGGCTGCTACCGGGCTGGCGGCGCTCCCAATATCCTGCGCTTGCCCGACTCCACGCGAGCCGACTTGGAAGAACTCGCCAAACTCGACGGCCAGAATCCCCTGCCTGACTTCCGCACACGATTTTTTCGCGCCGTCGCACCCCTCCAGCTGGCCCTCAACTTCCTTTCCGGCAGTTGGTGGGAAGTGCTCATCGCTGGGCGTCTCCACGGCGCTGGCCGCTTCCGCGACATCCGCTGGTCGGCCCAGATTGGCGAACGCGGCGGCCCCGAATTGGAGGAAGACGTCCTCGCCCTCGACGGCGTGCGCGTCGTGTACGTTTCCTGCAAGCGCTCAAGCCAGAACGCCAAACTCCTGTCGCAGCTCGAACAAATCAAAGCCCGCGCCCAACGCCTCGGCGGCACCTTCAACCAATGCTTTCTCTGCATCTTCCTTGCCCCCTCGGGCAAAGCCCGCGAGAATCTTCACAAGCGTGCCGCCGAACTCAACATCCACCTCATTTACCCAGAAGATTTACAGCACTCAGACCCCTTCGCTTGGAACGCCTGA
- the cmr6 gene encoding type III-B CRISPR module RAMP protein Cmr6, translating to MRAALKNPRIMEATMIPMSKDVRELIGPWAEQVDNRALLYEKYALPKVWGEPRKIDNAGRWNVLRIVTRGSALLSEDAQRLRSEANGPNVQPEVAEKKRTYARIAESMAKVGKFDTDLVQAWNENAQKFMDDLRKSYPERLVTFEATLQSRLMINMAGGVVENAGICLDRCFGLPFLPGSAVKGIARNQALWEIKRASGQEKKKLLDAALLLFGYAKPDLSRNGAFGWAAGADLGNTVTLTRGTNEFKGLACFLPAYPTTKPKLVVDLVNSHYPNYYKGRHPNASDNEEPRPNYFPAVESGCSFGFAVVLTRWFNGLPLSEEEILGHARKWIENALTKNGAGAKTAAGYGWFQVGRTAPTQAQPAAGMNKATPADAFIDQWRGKLNTKDNFPAALPAMNQLDDDGLKRAFEAVIPEQERRRLRRKNPYWQSFTSGRHAEAGKSILKRLNLQLT from the coding sequence ATGCGCGCCGCTTTGAAAAATCCCAGAATAATGGAGGCGACCATGATACCGATGAGTAAAGATGTCCGTGAACTAATTGGGCCTTGGGCTGAACAAGTGGACAACCGTGCTCTGCTGTATGAAAAATATGCCCTGCCCAAGGTATGGGGTGAGCCCAGGAAAATTGACAACGCTGGCCGATGGAATGTTCTGCGCATTGTAACAAGGGGTTCTGCTTTATTGAGTGAGGATGCCCAGCGGTTACGATCAGAAGCTAATGGACCGAATGTCCAGCCGGAAGTAGCGGAAAAAAAAAGAACATATGCCAGAATTGCAGAGAGTATGGCCAAAGTTGGCAAGTTCGACACGGATTTAGTTCAAGCATGGAATGAGAATGCCCAGAAATTCATGGATGATCTGCGAAAAAGTTATCCCGAACGGTTAGTTACCTTCGAGGCCACCCTTCAATCCCGTCTCATGATCAACATGGCCGGTGGTGTGGTGGAAAACGCTGGTATTTGCCTGGATCGTTGTTTCGGTTTGCCTTTCCTTCCGGGTAGTGCGGTCAAAGGTATCGCTCGCAATCAGGCCCTGTGGGAAATTAAACGAGCCAGCGGACAAGAGAAAAAGAAATTACTTGATGCCGCCTTGCTCTTGTTCGGATATGCCAAGCCTGACCTATCCCGGAATGGGGCCTTTGGCTGGGCAGCAGGAGCCGATTTGGGGAATACTGTCACTTTGACACGGGGTACCAACGAATTCAAAGGATTGGCGTGTTTTTTGCCGGCCTATCCCACTACAAAACCCAAGTTGGTGGTGGACCTGGTCAATTCACATTATCCTAATTACTACAAGGGTAGGCACCCAAATGCATCCGATAATGAGGAGCCGCGCCCTAATTATTTCCCGGCCGTTGAATCTGGATGTAGTTTTGGCTTTGCCGTGGTGCTGACACGCTGGTTTAATGGTCTTCCCCTTTCCGAGGAAGAAATTCTAGGCCACGCTCGGAAATGGATCGAAAATGCGCTGACCAAAAATGGAGCCGGCGCCAAAACTGCTGCCGGCTATGGGTGGTTCCAAGTGGGGCGCACAGCGCCGACCCAAGCCCAACCTGCTGCGGGGATGAATAAGGCTACTCCCGCTGACGCCTTCATTGACCAATGGCGCGGCAAACTTAATACCAAGGATAATTTTCCTGCTGCCCTGCCGGCAATGAACCAATTGGACGACGATGGCCTAAAAAGAGCATTTGAAGCAGTTATTCCGGAGCAAGAAAGAAGAAGGCTCAGGAGAAAAAATCCTTATTGGCAGTCTTTCACCAGCGGACGCCATGCCGAGGCGGGAAAATCCATTCTCAAACGTTTAAACCTCCAACTGACATGA
- a CDS encoding NIPSNAP family protein, giving the protein MQRRHFLATAGLAALGATSSTAWAAAAPQKRDYYELRMFILETEEQRQLFDGYMKDAFIPACNRAGVQPVGVFFPEKPDPKLASAYVLLRHTSAESVFGLTQKLLRDQEHLQKGAAYWNAPASAPAFKRMETWLFLAFAGMPQIETPAKGPDRVFQLRIYESPSVKTGQKKIEMFNDAGEIKIFREVGLNPVFFGEAIAGAKMPNLTYMLGFEKPSDMAEAWKRFGPHPEWQKLRKMPEYADKEILCGITNIVLKPAPYSQI; this is encoded by the coding sequence ATGCAACGACGACATTTCCTCGCAACAGCCGGATTGGCGGCTTTGGGTGCAACTTCTTCCACGGCGTGGGCGGCCGCAGCGCCACAGAAACGGGATTATTACGAGCTGCGGATGTTCATCCTGGAGACGGAAGAGCAACGCCAGCTTTTTGACGGGTACATGAAGGACGCCTTCATTCCGGCCTGCAACCGGGCGGGCGTGCAGCCGGTGGGGGTGTTTTTTCCGGAAAAACCTGACCCGAAGCTGGCCTCGGCGTATGTGCTGCTGCGCCATACCAGCGCGGAGTCTGTCTTTGGGCTGACGCAGAAGCTGCTTCGAGACCAGGAGCATTTGCAAAAGGGCGCTGCTTATTGGAATGCGCCGGCTTCCGCGCCCGCCTTCAAACGAATGGAAACCTGGTTGTTCCTGGCATTTGCGGGGATGCCGCAGATTGAGACGCCCGCCAAGGGGCCTGACCGGGTGTTTCAATTGCGCATCTATGAAAGCCCCAGCGTGAAAACCGGCCAGAAGAAAATCGAAATGTTCAACGATGCCGGTGAAATCAAGATATTCCGCGAAGTGGGCCTCAATCCGGTGTTCTTCGGGGAGGCCATCGCGGGGGCCAAGATGCCCAATTTGACCTACATGCTGGGATTTGAGAAACCGTCCGACATGGCGGAGGCATGGAAGCGTTTTGGGCCGCATCCCGAATGGCAAAAGCTGCGCAAGATGCCGGAATATGCCGACAAGGAAATCTTGTGTGGCATTACCAATATCGTGCTCAAGCCAGCGCCTTATTCGCAAATCTAG
- a CDS encoding type III-B CRISPR module-associated protein Cmr5 has translation MKNLEQIRAANALDYARSGENTRGQEGGNVLKKLPALIMNNGILAAGAFGYAQNENSGWKSCFNNIAKHLAHKEIAIVPEDKSDLEKLMDYLSNSADSNTLKLATEEALAWLSYARRFEKSQNNGGDHDTDE, from the coding sequence ATGAAAAACCTTGAACAAATTCGTGCAGCCAACGCTCTGGATTATGCTCGGTCCGGCGAAAACACACGGGGTCAAGAGGGCGGCAATGTCCTTAAAAAGCTTCCGGCCTTAATCATGAACAATGGTATTCTGGCTGCTGGTGCCTTTGGTTATGCGCAAAACGAAAATAGCGGGTGGAAGTCCTGTTTTAATAACATTGCCAAACATTTGGCTCATAAGGAGATTGCAATCGTCCCTGAAGACAAAAGCGACTTGGAAAAGCTAATGGATTATCTCTCCAATTCAGCCGACAGCAACACCCTTAAACTGGCCACCGAGGAGGCCTTGGCCTGGCTTAGTTATGCGCGCCGCTTTGAAAAATCCCAGAATAATGGAGGCGACCATGATACCGATGAGTAA